The Mangrovivirga cuniculi genomic sequence ACGCAGCAGCAGTTTCCATAGCCTTCCCCATTGCTTTTGAGGTTAGTCAGCAACTAGGCATATCCGGGATGCCCTTTTATCTTGGTATTGCTTTTTCAGCTTCATGTGCATTCCTGACACCAATCAGCTACCAGACACATTTAATAATTTTTGGACCCGGTGGATATCAATTCAAAGATTTTTTCAAGGTAGGTCTCCCCGTAACACTGATCTATCTGACTACCGCTTTTGTTCTAATAACACTATTATATCCCCAGATAATTTAACCCATTTAAATTAAAGTACAACCCTTCATAAAATTCTTAGAATCCCGCTTTTCTGAGGGCGTCTCTGTAATTAAATTAGTGACAATATTTGTCATATTTATTAATGAAAACTGAATTTCAATGAAGCTATTTAATTATGGACTCATTGTATCTTTATTTGCTTTGCTTTTAACAAGCTGTGGAAATGAAAAAGATACAAGCGAAGCTCCAACGTATACAGAAGCTGATATTAAAGCAGAATCTCAAAAAGCAAATCACTTTTTCGACTCTGTATTTGATGCATCTGTGGATAGAAGTCCGATGTACCAAAGTTATCTTGGTATAAAAAAGGATTACGGGAAATGGGATGATATTTCTGATGAAAACGCCAAAAAAGAACTGGAAATCGCCAAAAAAGAGCTGCAGTATTTAAAAGATTCAATTAACCCTGAAGCTCTCGATAAACAGACCAGGATCAGTTATGAATTATTTAAAGAAGACAGGAAAAATGAAATCGAAGATTTTAAATGGAGATTTCATAACTATCCCGTCAACCAGATGTTCGGATTACACTCACAAGTACCGGCGATGCTGATCAATATTCACCAGGTCACTGATTCAAGTGATGCTGCTGCCTACATTTCAAGACTTAAAGGGATAAAACCTCTTTTTGACCAGCTAATAGAAAACTTAAGAATGAGAGAGGACAAAGGAATTATTCCTCCGAAATTCGTATTTGATCATGTAATTGACGGATCAGAAAATATAATAAAAGGAGCTCCTTTCACAAATGGAGAACCAAGTACCCTTTTAGCTGATTTCACAAAAAAAATAGACGCACTGGGCCTGCCTGAAGAAGTGAGAAATAATTTTATCAACCAGGCAAGAGAAGAACTACTAAATTCTGTTCAACCTGCATATACCAGTTTACTTTCTTTCTTAAAGGCACAGGAGGAAAGAGCTAATACTATGGATGGTATCTGGAAATGGCCTGGAGGGGATAAATATTACAACGTTGCTTTAAATAGAACAACAACCACAGACCTAACTGCTGAGGAAATTCACCAGATCGGACTTGATGAGGTACAGCGCATACATGGTGAGATGAGAGAAATCATGAAAGAGGTTGGATTTGAAGGCTCTTTACAAGAGTTTTTCACTTTTCTGAAAACCGACGATCAATTTTTCTATCCGAACACAGATGCAGGGAAAGAAGATTATATGGATAGCGCTAAATCGATCATCGACAATATGGAAAGCAGGCTTGATGAATTATTCATTACTACTCCTAAAGCAAGAATCCAGGTTAAGAGAGTCGAAAAGTTCAGAGAAAATTCTGCAGGTAAGGCATTTTACCAGTCGCCGGCGCCGGATGGTTCAAGACCGGGAACATATTATGCGAATCTCGCTGACAGTAGAAACATGCCAAAATATGAAATGGAGGCCCTTGCTTACCACGAAGGAATCCCGGGGCACCATATGGATCGTACTATAGCTCAGGAGCTGACAGGAATTCCTAAGTTTAGAAAGTTTGGTGGTTATACAGCTTATATTGAGGGATGGGGATTATACAGTGAATTTATTCCTAAAGAAATGGGACTTTACGAAAATCCTTATTCAGATTACGGGCGACTTGCCATGGAGCTTTGGAGAGCATGCAGACTTGTCGTGGACACTGGTATCCATTCAAAAAAATGGACAAGGGAAGAGGGAATTGATTATTACCTGACCAATACTTCAGGAAGCGAAAGAGAATGTGTGAGAATGGTTGAAAGACACATTGTAATGCCATCTCAGGCTACTGCTTATAAGATCGGTATGTTGGAAATCCTTAAGTTAAGACAAAAAGCAGTGGATGAACTCGGAGATAAATTTGATATCAGAGAGTTTCACGAAGTAGTATTGACAAGTGGAGCAGTACCGCTAAATGTACTTGGAGATCTTGTAAACGAGTATATCGAAGAAACAAAAAATGAAACTTCTGCTGAAAACTCAGAAGTTTAATAGAATCAATATCAGAAAAATATAAAAAAGGTCCGAGTTTAAACTACCCGAACCTCACTTACACAGTTTTTTAGATACTACCTTTTTAGACACTACCTAAAAAAGGCAAGCTAATTAGCTTGCCTTTATATTTTCTTTAAAGATTATCTTTTTTTAGAAGAATTTGAACCTGGGAAAAGTCATGAGCTGCTTCTAAAAATTCAACCATAAGTGGCCATTTTTCTTTTTGAAAGTAATTATCACTGTAATACTTTTTCGTATCAACAATCAGCTTGCCATCTTCTATTTTAGCTTCACTGATAAAGCCTCCTGTTTCATTTTCTACGTTCTTATTCAGTTTATCAACTCCTTCTACAGTAAACCCTTCAGGAATATTCAAAACAATCTGGTAATCAAATGACCGGGCATATGGCTGGTATATATCGTATTGCCTGTCTTTTTCTTCTTCTGACAGATCAACCTGGCCTCCTATGAATTTACCTATTTCCAAAAGATAGTTTTGACCAACTCTTTTGACAACATCGCTTAATTCTGCTTTAAATGTATAAATGAAAGCTGGACTATCTTCATATCTACCGGTTTCTATAACTTTATATTCACCAACTTCTTCAACCTTAAAATCCAAATCATTTTCAACAATTGTTTTTAAGTTCTCTTCTAAGTTTTCGTCTCTCTTCTGCAGATATTCTTCCTTCTTTTTAAGAAGTCCTTCTCTCTCTTTTCTTTTTCTTTCTTCAAAGTTTTCTTCAATTTCATACCGCTCTTTATCCTCATCTACATAGTGATAGTAATCAAGCAGGTATTTTTGATAGAATTGTTTATTGATTCCCTTAGTCTCATTTCTGACGCTAATTTCAACCTTATCACTATCCAGATCAGCAATTTCAATTTCAATTTTAGATTTACCGTTATTGTCTTTGTAAGACATCTTTGGAATAGAAGTCTTAGTCATATCGAAATTGTAGAGATTACTGCTTCCATCTACGCTATAAGCCTCAACTCCCTGGAGATCTTCAGGTATAATTGTTGGGGTTGAATAATTGCTAAAATTACCAATATAAAAAGGCTCTGAAGTGTTTACTTTAATAAGATATTCTAATTCATTCATTAGAATCACATCATCAACGTGAGAAATAAATCTTGGAACAGTAACTAAAAATTCGTGAGGAATTTCTTCCCTTCTAAAATATTGAGACAGACCAATTAGATCTTTAAGATTATTGCGGCTACCATTATACCCCTTTACAGTAGCAGCTTCTTCGTACTTAACTTCATTAAAATGACGAAATGCATAATACGCTTCCCTGGCGAAAACATTTTTGTCTTTTTCCTTTTTAAAATTTTTCTTCATGTATTTTCTTACTTCCCAGGTGTTCCCAAGAATCATTCCATAGAATCTTCTTATTAAATATTCCATTTCTTCCTTGGAAACCTCAGATTTCACTTCTTCAGGCTTACCCAGGAAAAAAGGTAAATCATTGGCCTGAGTGGCTGAAGCATATATCACCTGGAACTTTACGGTTGGAAGCTGACGATTTGGGAAAAACCATCTTAAATCCTTTGCACTTTCACTATCGCTATATTCCAATACCCATTTATTAAGATCACCCTTTTCATTCCTTGTATTTTTAAATTTCGGGGCACCATTCAGCGTTTTTAAATTAATGTAGCATCTTCTCATTACGTCAAATGAGATTTTCTGCTTCATAATAGGATAATCATCATTTAGCTGAAATAATTTGGGGTCAAATATATGGTAGGTAATATTTTGAACTATCTCTTGTTCTTCAGCAATATAATAATCGATAATATC encodes the following:
- a CDS encoding DUF885 domain-containing protein — protein: MKLFNYGLIVSLFALLLTSCGNEKDTSEAPTYTEADIKAESQKANHFFDSVFDASVDRSPMYQSYLGIKKDYGKWDDISDENAKKELEIAKKELQYLKDSINPEALDKQTRISYELFKEDRKNEIEDFKWRFHNYPVNQMFGLHSQVPAMLINIHQVTDSSDAAAYISRLKGIKPLFDQLIENLRMREDKGIIPPKFVFDHVIDGSENIIKGAPFTNGEPSTLLADFTKKIDALGLPEEVRNNFINQAREELLNSVQPAYTSLLSFLKAQEERANTMDGIWKWPGGDKYYNVALNRTTTTDLTAEEIHQIGLDEVQRIHGEMREIMKEVGFEGSLQEFFTFLKTDDQFFYPNTDAGKEDYMDSAKSIIDNMESRLDELFITTPKARIQVKRVEKFRENSAGKAFYQSPAPDGSRPGTYYANLADSRNMPKYEMEALAYHEGIPGHHMDRTIAQELTGIPKFRKFGGYTAYIEGWGLYSEFIPKEMGLYENPYSDYGRLAMELWRACRLVVDTGIHSKKWTREEGIDYYLTNTSGSERECVRMVERHIVMPSQATAYKIGMLEILKLRQKAVDELGDKFDIREFHEVVLTSGAVPLNVLGDLVNEYIEETKNETSAENSEV
- a CDS encoding DUF3857 domain-containing protein, yielding MIRLFYKQLNNIAFIGMLFFIGASQSVLVANPNPFGDKRAEEIKKLMWETVDSEFKVTEIPEKWNGKSAVIIAKEHFLSYRKPAFAGVLQYDHYFHHRVKLLDQSAVEEFSQFSFPGSRKKGRNRYDVYSGYKIIKSDGREVEVSLENAVKQEQELNNEEYEYYKLAVPNLEIGDIIDYYIAEEQEIVQNITYHIFDPKLFQLNDDYPIMKQKISFDVMRRCYINLKTLNGAPKFKNTRNEKGDLNKWVLEYSDSESAKDLRWFFPNRQLPTVKFQVIYASATQANDLPFFLGKPEEVKSEVSKEEMEYLIRRFYGMILGNTWEVRKYMKKNFKKEKDKNVFAREAYYAFRHFNEVKYEEAATVKGYNGSRNNLKDLIGLSQYFRREEIPHEFLVTVPRFISHVDDVILMNELEYLIKVNTSEPFYIGNFSNYSTPTIIPEDLQGVEAYSVDGSSNLYNFDMTKTSIPKMSYKDNNGKSKIEIEIADLDSDKVEISVRNETKGINKQFYQKYLLDYYHYVDEDKERYEIEENFEERKRKEREGLLKKKEEYLQKRDENLEENLKTIVENDLDFKVEEVGEYKVIETGRYEDSPAFIYTFKAELSDVVKRVGQNYLLEIGKFIGGQVDLSEEEKDRQYDIYQPYARSFDYQIVLNIPEGFTVEGVDKLNKNVENETGGFISEAKIEDGKLIVDTKKYYSDNYFQKEKWPLMVEFLEAAHDFSQVQILLKKDNL